Proteins co-encoded in one Trueperella abortisuis genomic window:
- a CDS encoding FeoA family protein: MKLSECPTRVSLRLTNLKLPEHSLLRMQEIGVRIGAEATIIQHAGFGGLVLNIAGSRVAIDHRSAKNIEAELVA; this comes from the coding sequence ATGAAGCTCAGCGAATGTCCCACCCGGGTCTCACTTCGATTGACCAACCTCAAGCTCCCCGAACACTCCCTGCTACGCATGCAGGAAATCGGCGTGAGGATTGGTGCCGAGGCCACGATTATCCAACACGCAGGATTTGGGGGACTCGTTCTTAACATTGCAGGATCGCGCGTCGCGATCGACCATCGTTCAGCAAAGAATATCGAGGCGGAGCTCGTCGCATGA
- a CDS encoding ROK family protein — protein sequence MKNRWSTPSEWFGHTESGRPASQLAVLDYVWGREEFTATDVMEGTGLTRATAIDALGRLADAGLVLELANVREAGEEKGGDATRPGGALVYRKGRPARRFAFRPQAGVVVGVDAGYTHLSAIAADLAGTTLASVNELSGWEPETRARPVEALAEGEAEKRRQAVRSLIAKALRAAGRTERELFAVCVGVPAPVNESGDSPSHHAGFWERVNPGLLDALSDLAPIVRIENDALLAAVAGGAVGAARGCASYVAVLGGARMGAGVVIDGKLLRGAHGAVGEMNAFEHVVGVGDSRGFAEYAGLLGAKLAAAGEAASGGEPVAGDAVGPTPGSAFDGLSPEEVTGRLVFEAIEVGDPDALVIATHVGERLARIVTVLESFYDPERIVVSGAVGPAMLRVIEAARAAMPHAFESIVPELVGSELGAEAVVVGAVAAAVEMARSRALDIAG from the coding sequence ATGAAGAATCGTTGGTCAACACCTTCCGAGTGGTTCGGGCACACCGAGTCCGGCCGGCCGGCCAGTCAGCTCGCGGTTCTGGATTACGTGTGGGGGCGCGAGGAGTTCACGGCAACCGATGTCATGGAGGGCACGGGGCTGACGCGCGCCACCGCGATCGACGCGCTCGGTCGGCTCGCCGACGCCGGACTCGTGCTCGAACTGGCCAACGTGCGTGAGGCCGGCGAAGAGAAGGGCGGCGACGCCACGAGGCCGGGTGGGGCCCTGGTGTATCGCAAGGGGCGTCCAGCGCGACGCTTCGCGTTCAGGCCGCAGGCGGGCGTCGTCGTCGGTGTGGATGCCGGCTATACCCACCTGTCGGCGATCGCCGCCGACCTAGCCGGTACCACGCTGGCGAGCGTGAACGAGTTGTCCGGCTGGGAGCCCGAAACGAGGGCGCGGCCGGTGGAGGCTTTGGCAGAAGGTGAGGCGGAAAAGCGCAGGCAGGCCGTGCGCTCGCTCATCGCAAAGGCGCTCCGGGCCGCCGGGCGCACCGAGCGCGAGCTTTTCGCTGTGTGCGTCGGCGTGCCAGCTCCGGTGAACGAGTCCGGCGACTCTCCAAGTCACCACGCCGGCTTCTGGGAGAGAGTCAACCCCGGCCTGCTGGACGCGCTCTCGGATCTTGCCCCCATCGTCCGCATCGAGAACGACGCCCTGCTTGCGGCTGTCGCCGGGGGCGCGGTAGGCGCCGCTCGGGGTTGCGCGAGCTACGTCGCCGTGCTGGGCGGCGCGCGCATGGGGGCGGGCGTCGTCATCGACGGGAAGCTGCTGCGGGGAGCCCACGGAGCCGTGGGCGAGATGAACGCTTTCGAGCACGTCGTGGGGGTGGGGGACTCGCGCGGATTTGCGGAGTACGCCGGATTGCTCGGGGCGAAGCTCGCCGCCGCGGGAGAGGCCGCTAGCGGCGGAGAGCCAGTCGCCGGAGATGCCGTGGGGCCCACACCCGGGAGTGCGTTCGACGGCCTGTCGCCCGAAGAGGTGACCGGCCGGCTCGTCTTCGAGGCTATCGAAGTCGGCGACCCCGATGCCCTAGTGATCGCCACCCACGTCGGCGAGAGGCTCGCGCGGATAGTCACGGTACTCGAATCGTTCTACGATCCGGAACGGATCGTGGTCTCGGGCGCGGTTGGGCCGGCGATGTTGCGCGTGATCGAAGCGGCCCGGGCCGCCATGCCGCACGCGTTCGAGTCGATCGTTCCCGAGCTGGTGGGCTCGGAGTTGGGTGCGGAGGCCGTCGTCGTCGGCGCGGTGGCCGCGGCGGTGGAGATGGCGCGCTCGCGAGCGCTGGACATAGCCGGCTGA
- a CDS encoding ABC transporter substrate-binding protein, with amino-acid sequence MNRRLKPVAIAAALALGAASLAGCSTGSRKEVRFTFSKREAISFMQNVVDDYNASQNRYHINLDTSGVDVVSASFVRGNPPDLMLANYNYEVARFVERCTLSDLSDTDAAAAADLDTFGPLMIQYGECEGRVSALPYSIMSSAVIYNKEIFAEQGLEVPTTWDELIELCDKLEAAGVDPFYATFKDDWTVGQGWFDYAVGGSLDVIDFYDQIHAEGDQVGPGAAASFEKDFAEPMEKMKTLTKYVNRDAASRAYGDGNLAIAQGKAAMYLQGPWAFSEIAKSAPDLDLGTFPLPMTNDPADLAVRVNIDLAAMIPADAKEPDGARDFLEYLYQPQIISSYNASQLGFTPLVGAPAPDDPRVAGMIPYYDAGQIYQGPSVLIHKSIPVFSYAQAIAVGGDAHSNLAILDQDWSRLAYRQPKED; translated from the coding sequence ATGAATCGACGATTGAAGCCCGTGGCCATCGCCGCGGCACTTGCACTCGGCGCCGCCTCGCTCGCAGGTTGCTCCACCGGCTCCCGCAAGGAGGTGCGCTTCACCTTCTCCAAGCGCGAAGCCATCTCCTTCATGCAAAACGTGGTCGACGACTACAACGCGTCCCAGAATCGCTACCACATCAACCTCGACACCTCGGGCGTCGACGTCGTGTCGGCGAGCTTCGTGCGCGGCAATCCGCCCGATCTCATGCTCGCCAACTACAACTACGAAGTGGCGCGCTTCGTCGAACGTTGCACGCTCTCGGACCTATCCGATACCGACGCCGCAGCCGCAGCTGACCTCGACACGTTCGGTCCGCTCATGATCCAGTATGGCGAGTGCGAGGGCAGGGTCAGCGCCCTTCCCTATTCGATCATGTCCTCGGCCGTCATCTACAACAAGGAGATCTTCGCCGAACAGGGACTCGAGGTCCCCACCACGTGGGACGAACTCATCGAGCTGTGCGACAAGCTCGAAGCCGCCGGCGTCGATCCGTTCTACGCCACGTTCAAGGACGACTGGACGGTCGGCCAGGGCTGGTTCGACTACGCGGTGGGCGGCTCGCTCGACGTCATCGACTTCTACGACCAGATCCACGCCGAGGGTGACCAGGTCGGACCGGGCGCAGCGGCGTCGTTCGAAAAGGACTTCGCCGAACCGATGGAGAAGATGAAGACCCTCACGAAGTATGTCAACCGCGACGCCGCCTCCCGCGCGTACGGCGACGGCAACCTCGCAATCGCCCAGGGTAAGGCCGCCATGTATCTGCAGGGTCCGTGGGCGTTCAGCGAGATCGCGAAGTCGGCACCAGACCTTGACCTTGGCACCTTCCCGCTACCGATGACGAACGACCCGGCCGACCTCGCCGTCCGCGTCAACATCGACCTCGCGGCCATGATCCCCGCCGACGCGAAGGAGCCCGACGGCGCCCGCGACTTCCTCGAATACCTCTATCAGCCGCAGATCATCTCCAGCTACAACGCCTCCCAGCTCGGCTTCACGCCGTTGGTCGGAGCTCCCGCCCCGGATGATCCCCGCGTGGCCGGAATGATCCCCTACTATGACGCCGGCCAGATCTACCAGGGCCCATCCGTCCTTATCCACAAGTCGATTCCCGTTTTTAGCTACGCCCAGGCCATCGCCGTGGGAGGCGACGCCCATTCCAACCTCGCCATCCTTGACCAAGACTGGTCGCGCCTTGCGTATCGCCAGCCGAAGGAGGATTAA
- a CDS encoding carbohydrate ABC transporter permease: protein MSAAPLSTTTTASKPAASASSGVDVHTRHPRTRRRRVEPLYYLFLVPSVILFTLAITLPGVVGIFYSFTDSIGIGDWKFIGLTNYKALFTDPAVLHAYVFTFGIAIATVIVVNLVSFFLAIGLTSRIRFTTTLRAIFVIPMVISGIIIAYVFNFLFSNSLPALGEALGIEWMQTSILANSNLAWIAIVIVTAWQAIPSTMLIYIAGLLSIPGEVYEAAEIDGASKTQKLTRITIPLVFGYVVINMILGLKNFLNAYDIIVGLTNGGPGTATRSIAMTIITGFNGGDYAYQMANATIFFIVAVAIALLQLSITRGRNRL from the coding sequence ATGTCTGCCGCTCCTCTCTCTACAACTACAACAGCCAGCAAGCCGGCCGCGTCAGCGTCCAGCGGGGTTGATGTGCACACGCGTCACCCCCGCACCCGTCGCCGGCGGGTCGAGCCGCTGTACTATCTCTTCCTCGTCCCGAGCGTGATCCTGTTTACGCTTGCAATTACCCTGCCCGGCGTCGTCGGAATCTTCTACTCGTTCACCGACTCGATCGGCATCGGAGATTGGAAGTTCATCGGCCTGACTAACTACAAGGCCCTCTTCACGGATCCGGCGGTCCTGCACGCCTACGTGTTCACGTTCGGTATCGCGATCGCCACGGTGATTGTGGTCAACCTGGTGTCCTTCTTCCTCGCGATCGGTCTGACCTCCCGGATCCGTTTCACGACCACGCTTCGCGCGATCTTTGTGATCCCGATGGTCATCTCGGGCATCATCATCGCCTACGTGTTCAACTTCCTGTTCTCCAACTCGTTGCCGGCGCTGGGCGAGGCCCTTGGGATCGAGTGGATGCAAACCTCCATCCTCGCCAACTCCAACCTGGCCTGGATCGCGATCGTCATCGTCACGGCGTGGCAGGCGATCCCGAGTACGATGCTCATCTACATCGCGGGTCTTCTCTCTATTCCCGGCGAGGTCTACGAGGCCGCCGAAATCGACGGCGCCTCCAAAACTCAGAAGCTCACCCGCATCACGATCCCGCTGGTGTTTGGCTACGTGGTCATCAACATGATCTTGGGATTGAAGAACTTCCTCAACGCCTACGACATCATCGTCGGTTTGACGAACGGCGGCCCCGGTACCGCCACCCGTTCGATCGCAATGACGATCATCACCGGCTTCAACGGCGGTGACTATGCCTACCAGATGGCGAATGCCACGATCTTCTTCATCGTTGCGGTCGCGATTGCCCTGCTTCAGCTTTCGATCACGCGTGGAAGGAACCGACTCTGA